A single Longimicrobiaceae bacterium DNA region contains:
- a CDS encoding fumarylacetoacetate hydrolase family protein, translating into MSSSLPRPSKIVCVGRNYVEHARELGNEVPQRPLIFLKPPSSLVGDGDAIMLTAQSQRVEHEGEIAVVIGRKARSVSPEDAWSYVAGVAPLNDVTARDLQKADGQWARAKGFDTFCPVGKMVPLRDVDVDALEVVCRVNGQERQRGHVREMAFGIPAILAYVTSFMTLEPGDVVATGTPAGVGPLAAGDVVEVEIPGVGTLSNPVVAA; encoded by the coding sequence ATGAGCAGCAGCCTTCCACGCCCGTCCAAGATCGTCTGCGTCGGGCGCAACTACGTGGAGCACGCGCGCGAGCTGGGCAACGAGGTGCCCCAGCGGCCGCTCATCTTCCTCAAGCCGCCCTCGTCGCTCGTGGGCGATGGGGACGCGATCATGCTCACGGCGCAGTCGCAGCGCGTGGAGCACGAGGGCGAGATCGCCGTCGTGATCGGGCGGAAGGCGCGGTCGGTGTCGCCCGAGGACGCCTGGTCGTACGTGGCGGGCGTGGCGCCGCTGAACGACGTGACCGCGCGCGACCTGCAGAAGGCGGACGGCCAGTGGGCGCGCGCCAAGGGCTTCGACACCTTCTGCCCCGTGGGGAAGATGGTGCCGCTGCGCGACGTGGACGTGGACGCGCTGGAGGTCGTGTGCCGCGTCAACGGTCAGGAGCGGCAGCGGGGGCACGTGCGCGAGATGGCGTTCGGCATCCCCGCGATCCTGGCGTACGTCACCTCGTTCATGACGCTGGAGCCGGGCGACGTGGTCGCCACCGGCACGCCGGCCGGGGTGGGCCCGCTCGCGGCGGGGGACGTGGTGGAGGTGGAGATTCCCGGCGTGGGCACCCTCAGCAACCCGGTGGTGGCGGCATGA